The following proteins are encoded in a genomic region of Saccharopolyspora antimicrobica:
- a CDS encoding permease: protein MTEIADPPRVRRPLITSLEVLCVLMVLAAVFQSQVTALLDVPALRTGSTVFVAVCVQAMPFLVLGVLVSGLIAAFVPPDALRRVLPAKPGAAVPVAGIAGVALPGCECASVPVARRLMQQGVAPAAALAFLLAAPAINPIVLVSTAVAFPGEPLMVLARFLGSLLTACAMGWLWARLGKAEWLAERALRRVEARPGGSRWVVFAESARHDLVEAGGFLVLGGLTSAVFNVLVPSEWLDSLAGQLLLGVLVMAVLAVVLALCSEADAFVVASMPGLPLIPKLVFLVVGPAVDLKLIALQSGAFGRGFAARFAPVTFVVAIACAVGVGAVLLGGS from the coding sequence GTGACCGAGATCGCCGATCCGCCGCGCGTGCGGCGGCCCCTGATCACCTCCCTGGAGGTGCTCTGCGTCCTGATGGTGCTCGCCGCGGTGTTCCAGTCGCAGGTGACCGCGCTGCTGGACGTACCCGCGCTGCGCACCGGATCGACGGTGTTCGTCGCGGTCTGCGTGCAGGCCATGCCGTTCCTGGTGCTCGGCGTGCTGGTCAGCGGGCTGATCGCGGCGTTCGTCCCACCGGACGCGCTGCGCCGCGTGCTGCCCGCCAAGCCCGGTGCGGCGGTGCCGGTCGCCGGTATCGCGGGCGTCGCGCTGCCGGGGTGCGAGTGCGCTTCGGTGCCGGTCGCGCGCCGCTTGATGCAGCAGGGCGTCGCGCCCGCAGCGGCGCTGGCGTTCCTGCTGGCCGCGCCGGCGATCAACCCGATCGTCCTGGTCTCCACCGCGGTCGCGTTCCCCGGTGAACCCCTGATGGTGCTGGCCAGGTTCCTCGGCTCGCTGCTGACGGCCTGCGCGATGGGCTGGCTCTGGGCGCGGCTGGGCAAGGCGGAGTGGCTGGCCGAGCGCGCGCTGCGTCGGGTCGAAGCGCGGCCCGGCGGCAGCCGCTGGGTGGTGTTCGCCGAGTCCGCGCGGCACGACCTGGTCGAGGCCGGGGGCTTCCTGGTGCTGGGCGGCCTGACGTCGGCGGTGTTCAACGTCCTGGTGCCGTCCGAGTGGCTGGATTCGCTGGCCGGTCAACTCCTGCTCGGCGTGCTGGTCATGGCCGTGCTCGCGGTGGTGCTGGCGCTGTGCAGCGAGGCCGATGCGTTCGTGGTGGCGTCGATGCCCGGCCTGCCGCTGATCCCGAAGCTGGTGTTCCTGGTGGTGGGGCCCGCGGTGGACCTGAAGCTGATCGCGCTGCAGTCGGGAGCCTTCGGCCGCGGCTTCGCCGCGCGCTTCGCCCCGGTGACGTTCGTGGTCGCGATCGCCTGCGCCGTCGGCGTCGGCGCCGTGCTGCTGGGAGGTTCGTGA
- a CDS encoding TIGR03943 family putative permease subunit yields the protein MRRETQNLLLLLLGGALLKIALGGSYLRYVKPSLFPWLLVSGVVMIGLAAFAIVRDIRAGGPGHHEHDSRSPWLLLLPVFAIFLVAPPALGSDSVTRDRAAAPQAPAEPLFPELPPEQAPLLSASEFITRVIWDDSGSLNGRTIRLQGFVVHPTPETTQLARMRINCCAADAAPVKIDLAGAPQAAELPADTWIEVAVRLRPGTATEANDYVPAVDVLTLRTIPAPLDTYEY from the coding sequence ATGCGCCGGGAGACCCAGAACCTGCTGTTGCTGCTGCTCGGCGGCGCGCTGCTGAAGATCGCGCTGGGCGGCAGCTACCTGCGCTACGTCAAGCCCTCGCTGTTCCCGTGGCTGCTGGTGTCGGGCGTGGTCATGATCGGGCTCGCGGCCTTCGCCATCGTCCGCGACATCCGGGCCGGAGGCCCCGGGCACCACGAGCACGACTCGCGCAGCCCGTGGCTGTTGCTGCTGCCGGTGTTCGCGATCTTCCTGGTGGCCCCGCCCGCGCTGGGCTCGGACTCGGTCACCCGGGACCGCGCGGCGGCGCCGCAGGCCCCGGCGGAACCGCTGTTCCCGGAGCTGCCGCCGGAGCAGGCCCCGCTGCTGAGCGCCTCGGAGTTCATCACCCGGGTGATCTGGGACGACAGCGGCTCGCTCAACGGCCGGACGATCCGCCTGCAGGGCTTCGTGGTGCACCCGACGCCGGAGACCACGCAGCTCGCGCGCATGCGCATCAACTGCTGCGCCGCCGACGCGGCACCGGTGAAGATCGACCTGGCCGGGGCGCCGCAGGCGGCGGAGCTCCCGGCGGACACCTGGATCGAAGTGGCGGTCCGCCTGCGCCCGGGCACGGCCACCGAGGCCAACGACTACGTCCCCGCGGTGGACGTGCTCACGCTCCGCACCATCCCGGCCCCGCTGGACACCTACGAGTACTGA
- a CDS encoding Fur family transcriptional regulator gives MTTGEGPAVGVPGLRATKQRAAVSNLLDQVDDFRSAQELHEELRRQGEGIGLTTVYRTLQTLADAGEVDVLRNPSGESVYRRCSSHHHHHLVCRHCGRTVEVSDPPVENWAERIGQEHGFTDVSHTVEIIGTCPDCAG, from the coding sequence GTGACCACCGGTGAGGGCCCTGCGGTCGGGGTACCGGGACTGCGGGCCACCAAGCAGCGAGCGGCGGTGTCGAACCTGCTCGACCAGGTCGACGACTTCCGCTCGGCGCAAGAGCTGCACGAGGAGCTGCGGCGGCAGGGCGAGGGGATCGGGCTGACCACGGTCTACCGGACCCTGCAGACCCTGGCCGACGCGGGCGAGGTCGACGTGCTGCGCAACCCGTCGGGCGAATCGGTGTACCGGCGGTGCTCCAGCCACCACCACCATCACCTGGTGTGCAGGCACTGCGGCCGGACCGTGGAGGTGTCCGACCCGCCGGTGGAGAACTGGGCGGAGCGCATCGGCCAGGAGCACGGCTTCACCGATGTCAGCCACACCGTGGAGATCATCGGCACCTGCCCCGACTGCGCGGGCTGA
- a CDS encoding DUF4190 domain-containing protein codes for MTYPYDPNNSYYQTPQPYGAGYPPMPRNNGMAIASMCVSLAAIFTCYGALLIGPVGAILGHVSLREINRDQQAYTNRSMALTGIIVGWSLFAAWALLITFVILAATGVLGPALQEGFES; via the coding sequence ATGACCTACCCGTACGACCCGAACAACTCCTACTACCAGACCCCGCAGCCGTACGGCGCGGGTTATCCGCCGATGCCGCGGAACAACGGCATGGCGATCGCCTCCATGTGCGTCTCGCTGGCAGCGATCTTCACCTGCTACGGCGCGTTGCTCATCGGACCGGTCGGCGCGATCCTCGGGCACGTGTCGCTGCGCGAGATCAACCGGGACCAGCAGGCCTACACCAACCGCAGCATGGCGCTGACCGGCATCATCGTCGGCTGGTCGCTGTTCGCGGCGTGGGCTCTGCTGATCACCTTCGTGATCCTCGCCGCCACCGGTGTGCTCGGCCCGGCGCTGCAGGAGGGGTTCGAGAGCTAG
- a CDS encoding DUF2752 domain-containing protein — protein MTAPPHAVRLRAMLFPAATVLVAGVGAAVVLAADPTSDAGFPLPPCPVKLLTGLDCPGCGVTRMIYSLLHGDVLTALHYNAAAMLFIPFFLWTWGAWVLGRWRGRRVVTWEQWRWAPHVGLVLIAIWSVIRNLPFPPFDALYV, from the coding sequence ATGACGGCTCCACCGCACGCGGTTCGCCTGCGCGCCATGCTGTTCCCGGCGGCCACGGTGCTGGTGGCCGGCGTCGGCGCGGCGGTGGTGCTGGCCGCGGATCCGACCTCCGACGCCGGCTTCCCGCTGCCGCCCTGCCCGGTCAAGCTGCTGACCGGGCTGGACTGCCCGGGCTGCGGCGTGACGCGCATGATCTACAGCCTGCTCCACGGCGACGTGCTCACCGCGCTGCACTACAACGCGGCGGCGATGCTGTTCATCCCGTTCTTCCTGTGGACCTGGGGTGCCTGGGTGCTGGGCCGCTGGCGCGGCCGCCGGGTGGTCACCTGGGAGCAGTGGCGCTGGGCGCCGCACGTGGGACTGGTCCTGATCGCCATCTGGTCGGTGATCAGGAACCTCCCCTTCCCGCCGTTCGACGCGCTCTACGTCTAG
- a CDS encoding ArsR/SmtB family transcription factor — MPAISPDAEPAQPTAGPGLERPEDHVHSPDRDAHPAPLWDQQVLVEAGELLRALAAPVRIAIVLQLRTSERCVHELVDALGVAQPLISQHLRVLKSAGVVHGERHGREVVYRLVDEHLAHIVVDAATHAEETSGARSRGPAAVRSTESDGGQETETA; from the coding sequence ATGCCCGCGATCAGCCCGGATGCCGAGCCGGCCCAGCCGACTGCGGGGCCCGGTCTGGAGCGCCCCGAGGACCACGTGCACTCCCCGGACCGGGACGCGCACCCGGCGCCGCTGTGGGACCAGCAGGTCCTGGTGGAGGCCGGTGAGCTGCTGCGGGCGCTGGCCGCCCCGGTGCGGATCGCCATCGTCCTGCAGCTGCGGACCTCCGAGCGCTGCGTGCACGAGCTGGTCGACGCCCTCGGCGTCGCCCAGCCGCTGATCAGCCAGCACCTGCGGGTGCTGAAGTCGGCCGGGGTCGTGCACGGCGAGCGGCACGGCCGGGAGGTCGTCTACCGGCTCGTCGACGAGCACTTGGCGCACATCGTGGTGGACGCCGCCACGCACGCGGAGGAGACCTCCGGAGCCCGGTCGCGCGGACCGGCGGCGGTGCGCTCCACCGAATCCGACGGCGGACAGGAGACGGAGACAGCGTGA
- the recO gene encoding DNA repair protein RecO, producing the protein MSLYRDTAVVLRVQKLGEADRIITLLTRRYGKVRAVAKGVRRTTSRFGARVEPFCHVDVQLYTGRTLDVITQVQTVDAFGLHIVDDYQRYTSACAVLETVDRLAAEEGEPVLRLYLLAIGALRALAGRERDSSQVLDAFLLRAMSFAGWAPALSECARCGESGPHAAFNVQAGGAVCVRCRPAGSVRPSAHTLPLMEALLQGDWASAERAEQSARREGSGLIAAHLQWHMERQLRSLPLVERTVPELIRERAAEAALVGTAEDGR; encoded by the coding sequence GTGAGCCTCTACCGGGATACCGCGGTCGTGCTGCGGGTGCAGAAGCTGGGTGAGGCGGATCGGATCATAACCCTGCTGACCCGCCGCTACGGCAAGGTGCGGGCGGTGGCCAAGGGCGTGCGCCGGACAACCTCGCGGTTCGGCGCCCGCGTCGAGCCGTTCTGCCACGTCGACGTGCAGCTCTACACCGGCCGCACGCTCGACGTGATCACCCAGGTGCAGACCGTGGACGCCTTCGGCCTGCACATCGTCGACGACTACCAGCGCTACACCTCGGCCTGCGCCGTCCTGGAGACGGTGGACCGGTTGGCCGCCGAGGAGGGCGAACCGGTGCTGAGGCTCTACCTGCTGGCCATCGGCGCGCTGCGGGCGCTGGCCGGCCGCGAGCGCGACTCCTCGCAGGTGCTCGACGCGTTCCTGCTGCGCGCGATGTCGTTCGCCGGGTGGGCCCCGGCGCTGTCGGAGTGCGCGCGGTGCGGTGAGTCCGGGCCGCACGCGGCGTTCAACGTGCAGGCCGGTGGCGCGGTGTGCGTGCGCTGCCGCCCGGCCGGTTCGGTGCGGCCGTCCGCGCACACGCTGCCGCTGATGGAGGCGCTGCTGCAAGGTGACTGGGCGAGCGCGGAGCGGGCGGAGCAGTCGGCCCGCCGCGAGGGCAGCGGGTTGATCGCCGCGCACCTGCAGTGGCACATGGAGCGCCAGCTGCGCTCGTTGCCGCTGGTCGAGCGGACCGTCCCCGAGCTGATCCGGGAGCGTGCGGCGGAAGCCGCGCTGGTCGGCACCGCCGAGGACGGGCGCTGA
- a CDS encoding glycine--tRNA ligase, with product MPADQIDTIVNLCKRRGFVFPSGEIYGGTRSAWDYGPLGVELKDNIKHQWWKFMVQGRDDVVGLDSSVILPRPVWEASGHVTAFHDPLVECTSCHHRFRADQLAEEYSERTGKETAEDDLSDVPCPNCGTRGQFTAPREFNMMLKTFLGPVESEEGMHYLRPETAQGIFVNFANVMTTARKKPPFGIGQIGKSFRNEITPGNFIFRTREFEQMEMEFFVEPGEDEQWHQYWIDQRMSWYTDLGISSDNLREYEHPKDKLSHYSKRTVDIEYRFRFGGQEWGELEGIANRTDFDLTTHSNHSGVDLSYFDQASNSRYRPYVIEPAAGVGRPMMAFLIDAYHEDEAPNAKGGVDKRVVLKLDRRLAPVKVAVLPLSRNAELSPKARDIAAQLRRNWNVDFDDAGAIGRRYRRQDEIGTPFCVTVDFDTLSDHAVTVRERDTMSQERVAMDKLEEYLAVRLLGC from the coding sequence GTGCCCGCCGACCAGATCGACACGATCGTCAATCTCTGCAAGCGCCGTGGTTTCGTCTTCCCGTCCGGCGAGATCTACGGCGGTACCCGGTCGGCCTGGGACTACGGTCCGCTGGGTGTCGAGCTCAAGGACAACATCAAGCACCAGTGGTGGAAGTTCATGGTGCAGGGCCGCGACGACGTCGTGGGCCTGGACTCCTCGGTGATCCTGCCGCGCCCGGTCTGGGAGGCCTCGGGGCACGTCACCGCGTTCCACGACCCGCTGGTGGAGTGCACGTCCTGCCACCACCGCTTCCGCGCCGACCAGCTCGCCGAGGAGTACTCCGAGCGCACCGGCAAGGAGACCGCCGAGGACGACCTGTCCGACGTGCCGTGCCCGAACTGCGGCACCCGCGGCCAGTTCACCGCGCCGCGCGAGTTCAACATGATGCTCAAGACCTTCCTGGGGCCGGTCGAGAGCGAGGAGGGGATGCACTACCTGCGCCCCGAGACCGCGCAGGGCATCTTCGTCAACTTCGCCAACGTGATGACCACGGCGCGCAAGAAGCCGCCGTTCGGCATCGGCCAGATCGGCAAGTCGTTCCGCAACGAGATCACGCCGGGCAACTTCATCTTCCGGACCCGCGAGTTCGAGCAGATGGAGATGGAGTTCTTCGTCGAGCCGGGCGAGGACGAGCAGTGGCACCAGTACTGGATCGACCAGCGCATGTCCTGGTACACCGACCTGGGCATCAGCAGCGACAACCTGCGGGAGTACGAGCACCCGAAGGACAAGCTGTCGCACTACTCCAAGCGCACCGTCGACATCGAGTACCGGTTCCGCTTCGGCGGCCAGGAGTGGGGTGAGCTCGAAGGCATCGCCAACCGCACCGACTTCGACCTGACCACCCACTCCAACCACTCCGGGGTGGACCTGTCCTACTTCGACCAGGCCAGCAACTCCCGCTACCGGCCGTACGTGATCGAGCCCGCGGCGGGCGTGGGCCGTCCGATGATGGCGTTCCTGATCGACGCCTACCACGAGGACGAGGCGCCCAACGCCAAGGGCGGCGTGGACAAGCGCGTGGTGCTGAAGCTGGACCGCAGGCTGGCGCCGGTGAAGGTCGCGGTGCTGCCGCTGTCCCGCAACGCCGAGCTGTCGCCGAAGGCCCGCGACATCGCCGCGCAGCTGCGCCGCAACTGGAACGTCGACTTCGACGACGCCGGTGCGATCGGCCGCCGCTACCGCCGCCAGGACGAGATCGGTACCCCGTTCTGCGTGACGGTCGACTTCGACACGCTGTCCGACCACGCGGTCACGGTTCGCGAGCGCGACACCATGAGCCAGGAGCGGGTGGCGATGGACAAGCTCGAGGAGTACCTGGCAGTCCGCCTGCTCGGCTGCTGA
- a CDS encoding isoprenyl transferase has protein sequence MLRRRGRGKDDPSVRAPDPHASGEKPPALPAEFVPNHVAVVMDGNGRWANERGLPRIEGHKRGEAVVLELARGAIELGVKWLSLYAFSTENWKRSPDEVRFLMGFNRDVIARRVDELDEMGVRVRWAGRKPKLWRSVVNQLQDAEERTKNNEVMNLTMCVNYGGRAEVGDAAREIARLAAAGKINPERVDERTIAKYLYQPDMPDVDLFIRPSGERRTSNFMLWQSAYAEFVFQDTLFPDVDRRHLWQACEEYARRDRRFGGAIDRAANAESAQEGN, from the coding sequence ATGTTGCGACGCCGTGGGCGGGGCAAGGACGACCCGAGCGTTCGGGCACCCGACCCGCACGCCTCGGGGGAGAAGCCGCCGGCGCTGCCCGCCGAGTTCGTGCCCAACCACGTCGCGGTCGTGATGGACGGCAACGGCCGGTGGGCCAACGAGCGCGGCCTGCCCCGCATCGAGGGGCACAAGCGCGGCGAGGCCGTCGTGCTGGAGCTGGCCCGCGGGGCGATCGAGCTCGGCGTCAAGTGGCTGTCGCTGTACGCCTTCTCCACCGAGAACTGGAAGCGCAGCCCGGACGAGGTGCGGTTCCTGATGGGCTTCAACCGCGACGTGATCGCCCGGCGCGTTGACGAGCTCGACGAGATGGGCGTGCGGGTGCGCTGGGCCGGGCGCAAGCCGAAGCTGTGGCGCAGCGTGGTCAACCAGCTGCAGGACGCCGAAGAGCGCACGAAGAACAACGAGGTCATGAATCTGACCATGTGCGTCAACTACGGTGGGCGGGCCGAGGTCGGCGACGCGGCGCGGGAGATCGCGCGGCTGGCCGCGGCGGGGAAGATCAATCCGGAACGGGTCGACGAGCGCACCATCGCGAAGTACCTGTACCAGCCGGACATGCCGGACGTGGACCTGTTCATCCGGCCCTCCGGGGAGCGGCGGACGTCGAACTTCATGCTCTGGCAGTCCGCCTACGCGGAGTTCGTCTTCCAGGACACGCTGTTCCCCGACGTGGACCGACGGCACCTGTGGCAGGCGTGCGAGGAGTACGCGCGCCGCGACCGGCGGTTCGGCGGGGCCATCGACCGGGCGGCGAACGCCGAATCCGCCCAGGAGGGCAATTGA
- a CDS encoding cytidine deaminase has product MAEHVEAAAPQQIDPEDAKIVTLARASRARNGAAEGAAVRDTDGRTYAATTIALPSLRLTALQAAVAAAVSSGAEGLEAAAVVTDADSVDADSAAAVRDLTSTAPILRADARGDVVGVLSN; this is encoded by the coding sequence GTGGCTGAGCACGTGGAGGCGGCGGCGCCGCAGCAGATCGACCCCGAGGACGCCAAGATCGTCACGCTGGCGAGGGCCTCGCGCGCCCGCAACGGCGCCGCCGAGGGCGCGGCGGTCCGCGACACCGATGGCAGGACCTACGCGGCCACCACGATCGCCCTCCCGTCGCTGCGCCTTACGGCGCTGCAGGCGGCGGTGGCCGCAGCGGTCTCCAGCGGCGCCGAGGGCCTGGAAGCGGCGGCGGTCGTCACCGACGCGGATTCGGTCGACGCGGACTCCGCGGCGGCGGTCCGCGACCTCACGTCCACGGCGCCGATCCTGCGCGCCGACGCCCGAGGCGACGTCGTCGGAGTCCTCTCCAACTGA
- a CDS encoding CD225/dispanin family protein, with protein sequence MSEPSGPEPVPPQEPANLPAPMPPPSSYGAQFGVAPMPLNNNLGWAIASLLICWPFGIPSLIKALQVSSLWYQGQHPQAQAAADEAKKWGKIGVIVGACGYGAMVLLMVLYFVFIFLIIGASMTAVTQQ encoded by the coding sequence GTGAGCGAGCCGTCCGGGCCGGAACCGGTACCGCCGCAGGAGCCGGCCAACCTGCCCGCGCCGATGCCGCCGCCGTCCTCGTACGGGGCGCAGTTCGGCGTGGCGCCGATGCCGCTGAACAACAACCTGGGCTGGGCCATCGCGAGCCTGCTCATCTGCTGGCCGTTCGGCATCCCGTCGCTGATCAAGGCGTTGCAGGTCAGCTCGCTGTGGTACCAGGGCCAGCACCCGCAGGCCCAGGCGGCCGCGGACGAGGCAAAGAAGTGGGGCAAGATCGGCGTCATCGTCGGGGCCTGCGGCTACGGCGCGATGGTCCTGCTGATGGTGCTCTACTTCGTCTTCATCTTCTTGATCATCGGTGCCAGCATGACCGCCGTGACGCAGCAATGA
- a CDS encoding CD225/dispanin family protein gives MTNPYGGPPSGPNPQQPYGQQPGGYGPPSGPIPQQPYGQPAPYGQPGYGAAPPNNNIGWGIGSIFLCWPFAIPSLIKATSVQNLWAQGQYPQAQEAADEAKKWGKIGIIVGACGWALLILFYVVVFVILAATASSYSSY, from the coding sequence GTGACGAATCCCTATGGCGGCCCGCCTTCGGGTCCCAACCCGCAGCAGCCGTACGGCCAGCAGCCCGGCGGATACGGCCCGCCCTCGGGACCGATCCCCCAGCAGCCCTACGGTCAGCCCGCGCCCTACGGCCAGCCCGGTTACGGTGCCGCGCCGCCGAACAACAACATCGGCTGGGGCATCGGCTCGATCTTCCTCTGCTGGCCGTTCGCGATCCCGTCGCTGATCAAGGCCACCTCGGTGCAGAACCTGTGGGCCCAGGGCCAGTACCCGCAGGCCCAGGAGGCCGCGGACGAGGCCAAGAAGTGGGGCAAGATCGGCATCATCGTCGGTGCCTGCGGTTGGGCCCTGCTCATCCTGTTCTACGTGGTGGTGTTCGTCATCCTCGCCGCCACGGCGAGCAGCTACAGCAGCTACTGA
- a CDS encoding YdcF family protein → MSHHRAAHRSSSGRTLSRVLVGTLLVALLVGGGTAFRVWQVARFDDRRPVDIVVVLGAAQYHGKPSDVLEARLNQALKLYRAGLTEYVVTVGGRQTGDAYTEAQAGKKWLSENGVPADHIVEVDVGEDTLGSVQAVADLAADRGWDSALIVSDPWHSLRARTMANDLGLEAWASPARSGPAVQTREFQFRYIVRETGALLYYRLTHAPAELNGDGLG, encoded by the coding sequence GTGAGTCACCACCGCGCCGCCCACCGGTCCAGCTCGGGGCGCACCCTGAGCCGGGTCCTGGTCGGCACGCTGCTGGTGGCGCTGCTGGTGGGCGGCGGCACCGCGTTCCGGGTGTGGCAGGTGGCGCGGTTCGACGACCGGCGGCCGGTGGACATCGTCGTCGTGCTCGGCGCCGCCCAGTACCACGGCAAGCCCTCCGACGTGCTGGAGGCGCGGCTCAACCAGGCGCTGAAGCTGTACCGGGCCGGGCTGACGGAGTACGTCGTGACCGTCGGCGGCAGGCAGACCGGCGATGCCTACACCGAGGCCCAGGCGGGCAAGAAGTGGCTGAGCGAGAACGGGGTGCCCGCCGATCACATCGTCGAGGTCGACGTCGGCGAGGACACCCTGGGCAGCGTGCAGGCCGTGGCCGACCTGGCCGCGGACCGCGGCTGGGACAGCGCGCTGATCGTGAGCGACCCGTGGCACTCGCTGCGGGCGCGGACGATGGCCAACGACCTCGGGCTGGAGGCGTGGGCCTCGCCCGCCCGCTCCGGCCCGGCCGTGCAGACCCGCGAGTTCCAGTTCCGCTACATCGTCCGGGAGACCGGCGCGCTGCTGTACTACCGGCTGACGCACGCCCCGGCCGAGCTCAACGGCGACGGCCTGGGCTGA
- the era gene encoding GTPase Era, with protein sequence MTSSDVHRSGFACFVGRPNAGKSTLTNRLVGSKVAITSSKPQTTRHAIRGIVHRPDAQLIIVDTPGLHRPRTLLGKRLNDLVYETWSEVDVVGFCVPADQKVGPGDRFIAEQLKKVSRRTPVLGVVTKTDLVPKEQVAQQLLDLQQVMDFADLVPVSAKDSYQVDVLSDLLVQQLPEGPQLYPDGELTDEPETTLIAELIREAALEGVRDELPHSLAVTIEEMIPREDRDDLIDVHAIVYVERSSQKSIVIGKGGERLRQVGTQARKHIQALLGSKIYLDLHVKVAKDWQRDPRQLRKLGF encoded by the coding sequence GTGACCAGCTCTGATGTGCACCGCTCCGGATTCGCCTGCTTCGTCGGCCGCCCCAACGCCGGGAAGTCGACGCTGACGAACCGCCTGGTCGGCTCCAAGGTGGCGATCACCTCCAGCAAGCCGCAGACCACCAGGCACGCCATCCGCGGCATCGTGCACCGCCCGGACGCGCAGCTGATCATCGTCGACACCCCCGGCCTGCACCGCCCGCGCACCCTGCTCGGCAAGCGGCTCAACGACCTGGTCTACGAGACCTGGTCCGAGGTCGACGTGGTCGGGTTCTGCGTGCCCGCCGACCAGAAGGTCGGCCCGGGCGACCGGTTCATCGCCGAGCAGCTGAAGAAGGTCTCCCGCCGCACCCCGGTGCTGGGCGTGGTCACCAAGACCGACCTGGTGCCCAAGGAACAGGTGGCCCAGCAGCTGCTCGACCTGCAGCAGGTGATGGACTTCGCGGACCTGGTGCCGGTGTCGGCGAAGGACTCCTACCAGGTCGACGTGCTCTCCGACCTGCTCGTGCAGCAGCTCCCGGAGGGCCCGCAGCTGTACCCGGACGGCGAGCTGACCGACGAGCCGGAGACCACCCTCATCGCCGAGCTGATCCGCGAGGCCGCGCTGGAGGGCGTGCGCGACGAGCTGCCGCACTCGCTGGCGGTGACCATCGAGGAGATGATCCCGCGCGAGGACCGCGACGACCTGATCGACGTGCACGCGATCGTCTACGTCGAGCGCTCCAGCCAGAAGTCGATCGTCATCGGCAAGGGCGGCGAGCGGCTGCGCCAGGTCGGCACCCAGGCGCGCAAGCACATCCAGGCGCTGCTCGGCAGCAAGATCTACCTCGACCTGCACGTCAAGGTGGCCAAGGACTGGCAGCGCGATCCGCGGCAGCTGCGCAAACTGGGGTTCTGA